Genomic segment of Mycolicibacterium sarraceniae:
CGATTGTTCCTCAGTCTGATCGTTGCCGCCGGTAGCGAGACGACACGCAACTCCATCGCCATCGCGATGTCTGCCCTCAGCGAGCGGCCGCAGACCTGGGAACAATTGCGCGCAAACCGGACTCTGCTTCCGGTGGCGGTTGAGGAGATGCTCCGCTGGGCATCGTCGACGCCCTACAACCGGCGCACAGCCACCCGTGATATCGAGATGCACGGCCAGCAGATCAGAGCCGGTGACAAGGTCTCCCTGTGGTGGGCGTCGGCCAACCGCGATGACGCCGTGTTCGCCGACCCCTACAACTTCGATATCGAACGAAATCCAAATCCGCACTTAGCCTTCGGGCGCGGCGTCCACTTCTGCCTTGGCGCATCACTGGCCCGCATGGAGATGAGGGTGATGTTCGAGGTGCTGTTGGACCGCGTCGAGTCCGTGACGCTGACCGGACCCATCGAATACGTTCGCAGCAATAAGCACAGCGGAGTCCGGCACATGCCCGTCACGATCAATCCTCGCTAAGGACAAGCCATGTCGATTTCAGAGCAGTACATCGCGGCGGTCAATCAGGCCGATATCGAAGCACTCATGAACCTGTTCTCGCCGACCGCGACGTTGTCACACCCCGCAGGCGAATTCACCACTACCGACGCGCTGCGGGACTTCTATCAGTCCGTCGTTTTCGCCGGCCAAGCGGTCACCGAGATCCAGGCTAGGTTCACTGACGGTGACACCGAGATCCTGCAGATCAGGGCGTCCAGCCCGTTCGGCGAACCGGGGAACTACGTCCACGCCGCGGATGTCTTCAGTATCCGAGACGGACTGATCGAGCGGCTCGACATCTACTACCGCTGACTGGGGCACCGGGCGAATTGCAAGGTGAGGACGGCGTCGCCGGCGATCACTTGGCCTGGCGCTGGCTCCGCGTCGGTCCAGTACATGCCGCGCAGATCGGGCATCACGAGAGAGTCTTGCCCGTGCTTCGACGGACTCAACGTCCTCGTCGGTGCGGGCACACTGGTGATGCTCGACTCGGTCGAGACAACGGACTGCCCGCCCGTTGAGCGCGCCTATCGATCGAGCGC
This window contains:
- a CDS encoding nuclear transport factor 2 family protein, with the protein product MNLFSPTATLSHPAGEFTTTDALRDFYQSVVFAGQAVTEIQARFTDGDTEILQIRASSPFGEPGNYVHAADVFSIRDGLIERLDIYYR